In Pseudomonas fluorescens, the following are encoded in one genomic region:
- a CDS encoding lipid A biosynthesis lauroyl acyltransferase — translation MDRPRFRKVFLSPRFWPLWCGLGLLWLIVQLPYPALLWIGRVLGALMYRVAGDRRRIAKRNLELCFPEKTTAERKHLLKENFASTGIAFFEMAMSWWWSRKRLANLAHIEGLEHLQQAQREGKGVILMALHFTTLEIGAALLGQQHTIDGMYREHKNPLFDYIQRQGRERHNLDSLAIEREDVRGMLKLLRSGRAIWYAPDQDYGAKQSIFVPLFGIQAATVTATSKFARLGKALVVPFTQERLADGSGYRLVIHAPLEGFPGETEEEDCLRINQWIESVLREHPEQYLWAHRRFKSRPPGEPKLYAKRG, via the coding sequence ATGGATCGCCCGCGTTTTCGAAAAGTATTTCTATCTCCACGTTTCTGGCCGCTGTGGTGTGGCCTGGGGCTGTTGTGGCTGATCGTCCAGTTGCCGTACCCGGCACTGCTGTGGATCGGTCGTGTACTGGGCGCTTTGATGTATCGAGTGGCCGGCGACAGACGGCGCATTGCCAAGCGCAATCTGGAGCTGTGTTTTCCTGAAAAAACCACCGCCGAACGCAAACACCTGCTCAAGGAAAACTTCGCCTCCACCGGTATCGCTTTCTTTGAGATGGCGATGAGCTGGTGGTGGTCGCGCAAGCGCCTGGCCAATCTCGCTCATATCGAAGGGCTGGAGCATTTGCAGCAGGCCCAGCGCGAAGGCAAGGGCGTGATCCTGATGGCCCTGCACTTCACGACGCTGGAAATCGGCGCGGCGTTGCTCGGTCAGCAGCACACCATCGACGGCATGTACCGCGAGCACAAGAATCCGCTGTTCGACTACATCCAGCGCCAGGGCCGCGAGCGGCACAACCTCGACTCGCTGGCGATAGAACGCGAAGACGTGCGCGGCATGCTCAAATTGCTGCGCTCGGGCCGGGCGATCTGGTACGCACCGGATCAGGACTACGGCGCCAAGCAAAGCATTTTCGTGCCGCTGTTCGGCATTCAGGCCGCGACCGTTACCGCCACGAGCAAGTTTGCGCGGCTGGGCAAGGCGCTGGTGGTGCCGTTCACCCAGGAGCGTCTGGCGGACGGCAGCGGTTATCGCCTGGTGATCCATGCGCCGCTCGAAGGCTTCCCCGGCGAAACCGAAGAAGAGGACTGCCTGCGCATCAACCAATGGATCGAAAGCGTTCTGCGCGAGCATCCCGAGCAATACCTGTGGGCCCACCGCCGCTTCAAGAGTCGTCCACCGGGCGAGCCCAAGCTGTACGCCAAGCGCGGTTGA
- a CDS encoding RluA family pseudouridine synthase has protein sequence MPLSNIHIIHQDAAVLVVNKPTLLLSVPGRADDNKDCLITRLQENGYPEARIVHRLDWETSGIILLARDPDTHRELSRQFHDRETEKAYTALCWGQPELDSGSIDLPLRYDPPTKPRHVVDHEFGKHALTFWRVLERCGDWCRVELTPITGRSHQLRVHMLSIGHPLLGDGLYAHEQALAAWPRLCLHASMLSFTHPQTGERLRFECPAPF, from the coding sequence ATGCCGTTGTCCAACATCCACATCATCCATCAGGATGCCGCCGTACTGGTGGTGAACAAACCGACCCTGTTGCTCTCTGTCCCTGGCCGGGCCGATGACAACAAGGACTGCCTGATTACCCGCCTGCAGGAAAACGGCTACCCGGAAGCGCGAATCGTCCACCGGCTGGACTGGGAGACTTCCGGCATCATCCTGCTGGCCCGCGATCCGGATACCCATCGCGAGCTGTCCCGGCAATTTCACGACCGCGAAACCGAAAAGGCCTACACCGCCCTGTGCTGGGGTCAGCCGGAACTGGACAGCGGCAGCATCGACCTGCCGTTGCGCTACGACCCGCCGACCAAGCCACGGCATGTGGTCGATCATGAATTCGGCAAACATGCGCTGACCTTCTGGCGCGTGCTCGAACGTTGTGGCGACTGGTGCCGCGTTGAGCTGACACCGATCACCGGCCGTTCCCACCAGTTGCGCGTGCACATGCTCTCGATTGGCCATCCGCTGCTGGGTGACGGGCTTTATGCCCATGAACAGGCTTTGGCGGCCTGGCCGCGTCTGTGCCTGCACGCCAGCATGCTCAGCTTCACCCACCCGCAGACCGGCGAGCGCCTGCGCTTCGAGTGCCCGGCACCATTCTGA
- the minC gene encoding septum site-determining protein MinC — translation MSQTEPLDQDPVFQLKGSMLAITVLELARNDLESLDRQLAAKVALAPNFFSNAPLVLALDKLPANEGAVDLPGLMRVCRQHGLRTLAIRASRIEDIAAAIAVDLPVLPPSGARERPLDLTEGEPKKKPEKQPEPTIKPTKIITSPVRGGQQIYAQGSDLVVISSVSPGAELLADGNIHVYGPMRGRVLAGVKGDTKARIFCQQMSAELISIAGHYKVSEDLRRDPLWGSGVQVSLSGDVLNIIRL, via the coding sequence ATGAGCCAAACCGAACCGCTAGACCAAGATCCCGTGTTCCAGTTGAAGGGCAGCATGCTGGCCATTACGGTGCTGGAACTGGCCCGTAACGACCTCGAAAGCCTCGATCGACAACTGGCCGCCAAGGTCGCCCTGGCGCCCAACTTCTTCAGCAACGCGCCGCTGGTACTGGCCCTGGACAAACTCCCGGCCAACGAAGGCGCGGTCGATCTGCCAGGGCTGATGCGCGTTTGCCGCCAGCATGGCCTGCGTACCCTGGCGATCCGCGCCAGCCGCATCGAAGACATTGCCGCCGCCATTGCGGTGGATTTGCCAGTACTGCCACCGTCCGGCGCCCGGGAGCGTCCACTGGACCTGACCGAAGGCGAACCGAAGAAAAAACCGGAAAAACAGCCTGAACCGACCATCAAGCCGACGAAAATCATCACCTCGCCAGTACGCGGTGGCCAGCAGATTTATGCCCAGGGCAGCGATCTGGTGGTGATCTCCTCGGTCAGCCCGGGGGCGGAACTTCTCGCCGATGGCAACATCCATGTATACGGCCCGATGCGTGGTCGCGTGTTGGCCGGCGTCAAGGGCGACACCAAGGCGCGGATTTTCTGTCAGCAAATGAGTGCTGAACTGATTTCCATCGCCGGGCATTACAAGGTTTCCGAAGATCTGCGCCGCGACCCTCTATGGGGTTCGGGTGTGCAGGTCAGCCTGTCCGGCGACGTGTTGAACATCATTCGGCTTTAA
- a CDS encoding patatin-like phospholipase family protein has product MSPVEPVTGLILSGGGARAAYQVGVLAAIAELLPPGARNPFPVIVGTSAGAINAVSLASGAMDFRNAIERLTAFWQGFRSHLVLRSDWPGVIRQASRFVSHSLLGIGAQVPVALLNSSPLRDLLNDKLHMGGIAEAIAQKQLHAVAVTAFGYESGQAVTFYEGGGKIDAWLRHRRIGVPTRLSVEHLLASSAIPLLFAPVKIDEEYFGDGAVRQSAPISPALHLGASRVLVVGVSGNPRGVDPQQPLLRSYTGQQPTLAQIGGHMLNSTFIDSLESDIELLQRLNQFSHLMPDGTPTRALGVAPVDVLVISPSQPIDEIAARHRQELPAALRLFLRGPGATKTSGAGVLSYLLFEAGYCSELIELGRRDALAKRGELCRFLGLAEPVLSV; this is encoded by the coding sequence ATGAGTCCAGTTGAACCGGTAACAGGGTTGATTCTTTCCGGTGGCGGGGCTCGGGCGGCCTATCAGGTCGGGGTGCTGGCGGCGATTGCCGAATTGCTGCCGCCGGGGGCACGCAATCCGTTTCCGGTGATCGTCGGCACCTCGGCGGGCGCGATCAACGCCGTCAGCCTCGCCAGCGGTGCAATGGACTTTCGTAACGCCATCGAACGCCTGACGGCCTTCTGGCAGGGCTTTCGCAGTCATCTGGTGTTGCGTAGCGACTGGCCCGGGGTGATTCGCCAGGCCAGCCGCTTTGTCAGCCACAGTTTGCTCGGCATCGGTGCCCAGGTGCCGGTGGCGCTGCTCAACAGCTCGCCGCTACGGGATTTGCTCAACGACAAACTGCATATGGGCGGCATCGCCGAAGCGATCGCACAGAAGCAATTGCACGCGGTGGCGGTCACCGCGTTCGGCTATGAGTCCGGCCAGGCAGTCACCTTCTATGAGGGCGGCGGCAAGATCGATGCCTGGTTGCGCCATCGACGCATCGGCGTTCCCACCCGCTTGTCCGTTGAACACCTGCTCGCCAGTTCGGCCATTCCGCTGCTGTTCGCTCCGGTGAAAATCGACGAAGAGTATTTCGGTGATGGCGCGGTGAGGCAGTCGGCGCCGATCAGTCCGGCGCTGCATCTGGGCGCCAGTCGGGTGCTGGTGGTGGGCGTCAGCGGCAACCCCCGCGGGGTCGACCCGCAACAACCCTTGTTGCGCAGCTACACCGGTCAGCAGCCGACCCTGGCGCAGATCGGCGGGCACATGCTCAACAGTACGTTCATTGACAGCCTGGAAAGCGACATCGAGCTGTTGCAGCGCCTGAACCAGTTCAGTCACCTGATGCCCGACGGCACGCCGACCCGCGCTTTGGGCGTGGCGCCAGTGGACGTACTGGTGATTTCGCCGAGCCAGCCGATCGATGAGATTGCTGCGCGCCATCGTCAGGAATTGCCGGCGGCACTGCGCCTGTTTCTGCGCGGGCCGGGTGCGACCAAGACCAGCGGGGCGGGGGTGCTGAGCTATCTATTGTTCGAGGCGGGGTATTGCAGCGAGTTGATCGAGCTGGGGCGGCGTGATGCGTTGGCCAAGCGGGGGGAGTTGTGCCGGTTTCTGGGGTTGGCAGAGCCTGTGCTTTCGGTTTGA
- a CDS encoding outer membrane protein OmpK, which yields MIRTQTNLLLGAGLLAASQAMAGDLLLWQTNSLSYLYGKNFAINPAIQQTITFEHADRWKYGDNFMFIDSTYYNGEQDRNKGVHAYYGEFSPRLSFGKILDRRFEFGPIKDVLLAMTYENGEDDTEAYLIGPGFDLAVPGFNFFTLNFYYRQTEGSRPGDDVWQISPAWSYTLPLGNSNLLIDGYIDWVVDNDQNARGTYHANLHFNPQIKYDLGKALGWREKQVYVGTEYSYWKDKYGVQDSSRFNTNENTASLLVKVHF from the coding sequence ATGATTCGGACACAAACCAACCTGCTGTTGGGTGCTGGCCTGCTGGCCGCGAGTCAGGCCATGGCCGGCGATCTACTGCTGTGGCAGACCAACAGCCTGAGCTACCTGTATGGCAAGAACTTCGCGATCAACCCGGCGATCCAGCAGACGATCACCTTCGAACACGCTGACCGCTGGAAGTACGGCGACAACTTCATGTTCATCGACAGCACCTACTACAACGGCGAGCAAGACCGAAACAAAGGCGTTCACGCCTATTACGGCGAGTTCAGTCCGCGCCTCTCCTTCGGCAAGATCCTCGACCGCCGTTTCGAATTCGGCCCGATCAAGGACGTGCTGCTGGCCATGACCTACGAGAACGGCGAAGACGACACCGAGGCCTACCTGATCGGTCCCGGTTTCGATCTCGCGGTACCGGGCTTCAACTTTTTCACCCTGAACTTCTATTACCGCCAGACCGAAGGCTCGCGCCCTGGCGATGATGTCTGGCAAATCAGCCCGGCCTGGTCCTACACCCTGCCACTGGGCAACTCAAACCTGTTGATCGACGGCTACATCGACTGGGTGGTGGATAACGACCAGAACGCCCGCGGCACCTATCACGCCAACCTGCACTTCAACCCGCAGATCAAATACGACCTGGGCAAAGCCCTGGGTTGGCGCGAGAAACAGGTGTATGTCGGCACCGAATACAGCTACTGGAAAGACAAATACGGCGTCCAGGACAGCTCCCGTTTCAACACCAATGAAAACACCGCCAGCCTGCTGGTAAAGGTGCACTTCTGA
- the minE gene encoding cell division topological specificity factor MinE has protein sequence MNLFDFFRANKKQSTASVAKERLQIIVAHERGQRSTPDYLPALQKELVEVIRKYVNIGSDDVHVALESQGSCSILELNITLPDR, from the coding sequence ATGAACCTTTTTGACTTCTTTCGTGCCAACAAAAAGCAAAGCACCGCGTCGGTAGCGAAAGAGCGTCTACAGATCATCGTGGCGCACGAACGCGGCCAACGCAGTACCCCGGACTACCTGCCGGCCTTGCAGAAGGAACTGGTCGAGGTGATCCGCAAGTACGTCAATATCGGGTCCGATGACGTGCATGTCGCACTGGAAAGCCAGGGCAGCTGCTCGATTCTGGAACTCAATATCACCCTGCCAGATCGCTGA
- a CDS encoding outer membrane protein OmpK — MKRTCTSLMLAGSLLAGGQAMAGDLLQWQNNSLSYLYGKDFQVNPRIQQTVTFEHADGWKYGDNFFFIDKIFYNGKEDHFAGENSHYGELSPRLSFNKIFDQKFEFGPIKDVLLAMTYEFGEDDTESYLIGPGFDLAIPGFDYFQLNFYNRHTEGDRPGDDIWQVSPVWSYTIPVGGSDVLIDGFMDWVVDNDVNSKGEYHANLHFNPQVKYDLGKALNLGAKQLYVGVEYDYWKNKYGIEDSQGFKTDQSVTSFLVKVHF, encoded by the coding sequence ATGAAACGTACGTGCACTAGCCTGATGCTGGCGGGATCATTGCTGGCGGGGGGTCAGGCCATGGCCGGCGACTTGCTGCAATGGCAAAACAACAGCCTGTCCTACCTTTACGGCAAGGACTTCCAGGTCAACCCGCGCATCCAGCAGACGGTGACCTTTGAACACGCCGACGGTTGGAAATACGGCGACAACTTCTTCTTCATCGACAAGATCTTCTACAACGGCAAGGAAGACCATTTCGCGGGCGAGAACAGCCATTACGGCGAGCTCAGTCCGCGCCTGTCGTTCAACAAGATCTTCGACCAGAAGTTCGAGTTCGGCCCGATCAAGGACGTGCTGCTGGCCATGACCTACGAGTTTGGTGAAGACGATACCGAGTCGTACCTGATCGGTCCTGGTTTCGACCTGGCCATCCCGGGCTTCGATTACTTCCAGTTGAACTTCTACAACCGGCACACCGAAGGCGACCGCCCGGGCGACGACATCTGGCAGGTCTCGCCGGTCTGGTCCTACACCATTCCGGTGGGTGGCTCGGACGTGCTGATCGACGGTTTCATGGACTGGGTGGTCGACAACGATGTCAACAGCAAAGGCGAATACCACGCCAACCTGCACTTCAATCCGCAGGTCAAATATGACCTGGGCAAGGCGTTGAATCTGGGTGCCAAGCAGCTGTACGTCGGTGTCGAGTATGACTACTGGAAAAACAAGTACGGGATTGAAGACAGCCAGGGCTTCAAGACTGATCAGAGTGTGACCAGTTTCCTGGTCAAGGTTCACTTCTGA
- a CDS encoding M18 family aminopeptidase yields MREELNQGLIDFLKASPTPFHATASLVQRLEAAGYQRLDEREPWNTEANGRYYVTRNDSSIVAIKMGRHSPLHGGIRLVGAHTDSPCLRVKPQPELQRQGFWQLGVEVYGGALLAPWFDRDLSLAGRVTFRRDGKVESQLIDFKAPVAIIPNLAIHLNREANMGWAINAQTELPPILAQFAGDERVDFRAVLTDQLAREHGLNADVVLDYELSFYDTQSAAVIGLHGDFIAGARLDNLLSCYAGLQALLTADTGETCVLVCNDHEEVGSCSACGADGPMLEQTLRRLMPEGDEFVRTIQKSLLVSADNAHGVHPNYADKHDANHGPKLNAGPVIKVNSNQRYATNSETAGFFRHLCMAEEVPVQSFVVRSDMGCGSTIGPITASHLGVRTVDIGLPTFAMHSIRELCGSHDLAHLVKVLSAFYACRELP; encoded by the coding sequence ATGCGCGAAGAGTTGAACCAAGGCCTGATCGATTTTCTCAAGGCCTCCCCTACCCCGTTCCATGCCACCGCCAGCCTTGTTCAGCGTCTGGAAGCGGCGGGCTATCAACGCCTCGACGAGCGCGAGCCGTGGAATACCGAAGCCAACGGTCGCTACTACGTCACCCGCAACGACTCTTCGATTGTCGCGATCAAGATGGGCCGCCATTCACCGTTGCACGGCGGCATTCGCCTGGTCGGCGCCCACACCGACAGCCCGTGCCTGCGCGTCAAGCCGCAACCGGAGCTGCAACGCCAGGGCTTCTGGCAACTGGGCGTCGAAGTCTATGGCGGCGCGCTGCTGGCGCCATGGTTCGACCGTGACCTGTCCCTGGCGGGCCGCGTAACCTTCCGGCGTGATGGCAAGGTCGAGAGCCAGTTGATCGACTTCAAGGCACCGGTCGCGATCATTCCGAACCTGGCGATCCACCTCAATCGTGAAGCCAACATGGGCTGGGCCATCAACGCCCAGACCGAACTGCCGCCGATCCTCGCGCAATTTGCCGGTGACGAGCGCGTGGACTTCCGCGCAGTGCTCACCGACCAGCTCGCCCGCGAACACGGCCTGAATGCCGACGTGGTGCTCGATTACGAGCTGAGTTTCTACGATACCCAAAGCGCTGCGGTCATTGGCCTGCATGGCGATTTCATCGCCGGCGCGCGCCTGGACAACCTGCTGTCGTGCTATGCCGGTCTGCAAGCGCTGCTCACGGCCGACACCGGCGAAACCTGCGTGCTGGTCTGCAACGACCACGAAGAAGTCGGTTCCTGCTCGGCCTGCGGTGCCGACGGCCCGATGCTTGAGCAAACCTTGCGTCGCTTGATGCCTGAAGGTGATGAATTCGTACGCACCATTCAGAAATCCCTGCTGGTTTCGGCTGACAACGCCCACGGCGTGCACCCGAACTACGCCGACAAACACGACGCCAACCACGGCCCGAAACTCAACGCCGGCCCGGTGATCAAGGTCAACAGCAACCAGCGCTACGCCACCAACAGCGAAACCGCCGGGTTCTTCCGACACCTGTGCATGGCTGAAGAAGTGCCGGTGCAAAGCTTCGTGGTGCGCAGTGACATGGGCTGTGGTTCGACCATCGGCCCGATCACCGCCAGCCACCTGGGCGTGCGCACCGTGGACATCGGTTTGCCGACGTTCGCCATGCACTCGATCCGCGAACTGTGCGGCAGCCATGACCTGGCGCATCTGGTCAAGGTACTGAGCGCGTTCTACGCCTGCCGCGAGTTGCCGTAA
- the minD gene encoding septum site-determining protein MinD, whose product MAKILVVTSGKGGVGKTTTSAAIGTGLALRGHKTVIVDFDVGLRNLDLIMGCERRVVYDFVNVVNGEANLQQALIKDKRLENLYVLAASQTRDKDALTVEGVEKVLMQLKEDFEFVVCDSPAGIEKGAHLAMYFADEAIVVTNPEVSSVRDSDRMLGLLASKSRRAERGEDPIKEHLLITRYHPERVSKGEMLGVEDVKEILSVTLLGVIPESQAVLKASNQGVPVILDDQSDAGQAYSDTVDRLLGKTVDHRFLDVQKKGFFERLFGGN is encoded by the coding sequence TTGGCCAAGATTCTCGTGGTTACATCCGGCAAGGGTGGTGTGGGTAAGACCACCACCAGCGCCGCTATCGGTACCGGCCTCGCTCTGCGCGGCCACAAAACAGTGATCGTCGACTTCGACGTGGGCTTGCGTAACCTCGACCTGATCATGGGTTGCGAGCGCCGCGTGGTGTATGACTTCGTCAACGTGGTCAACGGCGAAGCCAACCTGCAACAGGCCCTGATCAAAGACAAGCGCCTGGAAAACCTCTACGTGCTGGCCGCCAGCCAGACCCGCGACAAAGACGCGCTGACCGTCGAAGGCGTGGAAAAAGTCCTGATGCAACTCAAGGAAGACTTTGAGTTCGTGGTCTGCGACTCCCCGGCAGGCATCGAGAAAGGCGCCCACTTGGCCATGTACTTCGCCGATGAAGCGATCGTCGTGACCAACCCGGAAGTCTCCTCGGTACGCGACTCCGACCGCATGCTCGGCCTGCTGGCCAGCAAGTCCCGTCGCGCCGAACGCGGCGAAGACCCGATCAAGGAACACCTGCTGATTACCCGCTATCACCCGGAACGTGTGAGCAAAGGCGAAATGCTCGGCGTAGAAGACGTCAAGGAAATCCTTTCGGTGACCCTGCTCGGCGTGATCCCTGAATCCCAGGCGGTGCTCAAGGCATCCAACCAGGGTGTTCCGGTGATTCTCGACGACCAGAGCGATGCCGGCCAGGCCTACAGCGATACCGTTGACCGCCTGCTGGGCAAGACCGTGGATCATCGATTCCTTGATGTACAGAAGAAGGGATTCTTCGAGCGCCTGTTTGGAGGCAACTAA